A single genomic interval of Juglans regia cultivar Chandler chromosome 1, Walnut 2.0, whole genome shotgun sequence harbors:
- the LOC108998641 gene encoding protein trichome birefringence-like 18 codes for MTWASPKGSPIMTAYPRTVSFIAVSVAGLAFFLMFASWILVSFPIGSTVRGYFYGVDTSEKMDLLFSPGNQTNINPRVDNNEDIAVKDTPAESNLQVSMSSTGPLRDAMDLSSGTNPQVLVSTSDASVDSKTTETKHVESTVPVLSNSQPSVRSNGPLVENNTKVVHKNLPPESNSQMPMSSPGSTVDLENKEVTDLMAPLPASSVSRKEEDAKPSSKTTNVELKEPISPSLLNKFDSIDMGSNDSTTSSDSKSGAAPSLSSLPSKATENASVYSGCDLYQGSWFYDTSGPLYTNNTCPVLTQMQNCQGNGRPDKDYENWRWKPFQCDLPRFDAKEFLELMRGKTLAFIGDSVARNQMESMLCILWQVEAPKNRGNRKMQRYFFKSTSVTIVRIWSSWLVKQTSAPFDFAPEGVTKLFLDAPDDNLMEFIPKFDVVVISSGHWFAKQSVYVLNNEIVGGQLWWPDKSRHMKVNSVEAFGISVETILTSLVTHPNYTGITIVRSFSPDHYEGGAWNTGGSCTGKTRPLAIGELVENGFTETMHKKQVAGFNGAIKKATNKSKLRLMDITEAFGYRHDGHPGPYRSPDPNKITKRGPDGKPPPQDCLHWCMPGPVDTWNELVFEITRREYESSKSFPS; via the exons ATGACTTGGGCCTCTCCAAAAGGCTCTCCCATAATGACTGCATATCCGAGGACAGTTTCTTTCATTGCAGTTTCAGTAGCAGGATTGGCATTCTTCTTAATGTTTGCTTCCTGGATACTAGTCTCATTCCCAATTGGTTCCACCGTTCGGGGGTATTTCTATGGTGTTGATACCTCAGAGAAGATGGATCTGTTGTTCTCTCCAGGCAATCAGACTAACATTAATCCACGTGTTGATAACAATGAGGATATAGCTGTTAAGGACACACCGGCCGAGTCAAACTTACAAGTGTCTATGAGCTCAACTGGTCCTCTGAGAGATGCAATGGATTTGTCCTCTGGGACTAATCCACAAGTGCTCGTGAGTACAAGTGATGCATCAGTTGATTCAAAAACCACAGAGACAAAACATGTTGAATCAACTGTTCCAGTATTGTCCAATTCACAACCGTCTGTGAGATCAAATGGTCCCTTGGTGGAAAACAATACAAAAGTGGTTCATAAGAATTTGCCCCCCGAGTCTAATTCACAGATGCCCATGAGTTCACCTGGTTCTACAGTTGATTTGGAGAACAAGGAGGTGACAGATTTAATGGCACCTCTTCCTGCATCTTCTGTTTCAAGAAAAGAGGAGGATGCCAAGCCTAGTTCCAAGACAACGAATGTTGAGCTAAAAGAGCCCATTTCTCCAAGTTTGCTGAATAAGTTTGATTCTATAGATATGGGATCAAATGATTCTACAACTTCTTCTGATTCCAAATCAGGGGCTGCGCCAAGTTTATCTAGTCTGCCCAGCAAGGCTACTGAGAATGCGTCAGTATATTCAG GCTGTGATCTGTACCAGGGAAGTTGGTTTTATGATACATCAGGGCCATTATACACAAACAATACATGCCCTGTATTGACGCAGATGCAGAATTGCCAGGGGAATGGGAGGCCTGACAAGGACTATGAGAATTGGCGATGGAAGCCTTTTCAGTGTGACCTCCCCCGATTTGATGCAAAGGAATTTTTAGAGTTAATGAGAGGGAAGACCCTAGCTTTCATTGGTGACTCAGTTGCTCGAAACCAGATGGAATCAATGCTGTGTATTCTCTGGCAG GTAGAAGCTCCTAAAAACCGAGGGAACCGCAAAATGCAACGGTATTTTTTCAAGTCAACATCTGTAACGATTGTTCGGATATGGTCCTCATGGCTTGTGAAGCAAACGTCTGCACCATTTGACTTTGCTCCAGAGGGAGTGACCAAGCTCTTTCTTGATGCCCCTGATGATAATCTCATGGAATTTATCCCAAAGTTTGATGTGGTCGTTATATCTTCTGGCCATTGGTTTGCCAAGCAGTCAGTTTATGTCTTGAATAACGAGATTGTTGGAGGACAGTTGTGGTGGCCTGACAAGTCTCGGCATATGAAGGTTAATAGTGTAGAAGCATTTGGGATATCTGTTGAGACAATTCTTACTTCTCTTGTTACACATCCAAATTATACAGGGATTACAATTGTTCGTTCCTTTTCTCCTGATCATTACGAGGGTGGGGCCTGGAATACAGGTGGATCATGCACTGGAAAGACAAGGCCACTTGCAATTGGTGAGTTGGTAGAGAATGGATTCACAGAAACAATGCATAAAAAACAGGTCGCTGGTTTCAATGGTGCAATTAAGAAGGCAACAAACAAATCAAAGTTGAGGTTGATGGATATCACCGAAGCCTTTGGGTACCGCCATGATGGACATCCAGGACCATATCGAAGCCCTGATCCAAACAAGATCACAAAACGTGGCCCGGATGGGAAGCCACCTCCACAGGATTGCTTGCACTGGTGCATGCCAGGCCCAGTTGATACCTGGAATGAACTTGTGTTTGAAATCACAAGGAGAGAATATGAGAGCAGTAAGAGCTTTCCatcatga
- the LOC108995937 gene encoding protein FAR1-RELATED SEQUENCE 5-like: MVGTGLYVMYNFVLAVPTDEQKMGNEKEQPSMQTLSSSNPPSENAGYPFEHIMEPPAPISNTSSATSRIIGSEDNRPDGGETEAPCGSPRAEECTEDRPSPTEPEDGSAEKSQNVQVDDDDTIEEPKSGMEFNSFEDLLSYYKEYGKTECKAKINALRQDGVLRLTTVHNIHNHGLSPKKSRFFRCNREVSDAVKRVLDTNDLAGIRTNKSYGSLVVGTGGFENLPFLEKDCRNYIDKARHLRLGAGGAGALRDYFLRMQYKNPGFFYMMDIDDEGRLKNVFWADPRSRTAYQDFGDVVTFDTTYLTNRYGMPFAPFVGVNHHGQSILLGAGLISSEDTETFVWLFETWLQCMDGIAPKAIITDQDRAMKNAIAIVFPKTRHRFCLWHILKKVPEKLGSYSSYKTGMKNALMKCVYDTQLVDEFEKCWDQLINTYNLHENAWLQSLYVEREHWIENENLADFQSFNATIPCISRSPIEKRFQELYTNAKFKEVQQQVNGIIDLNPKLHKSDGAVKIYMVEDEVCFEEFTKPVTHFVNFSGEDAVAKCSCGLFEMRGILCRHILAVFRCNDIKVLPEMYILDRWRKDIKRRYTLIHSSYDGGEQRADCNRYSRLLNICYKMITLASGSREHTEDASSKLTAMIDLYRANQEPPSMTQIGSNVDSTAKDTTVGGSREVRSPRVVRGKGRPPSLRRASRMEIDMRKAKAKTKKAPTKGKRKERDGGDTQVVDRGDTPTVEVCRNLFGPSEMAVPERESVAIDVTGTQPREIVMQSQESIQFGLDGSQPL; encoded by the exons ATGGTGGGTACTGGGTTATATGTGATGTACAACTTTGTTTTAGCTGTACCTACTGATGAACAAAA AATGGGAAACGAAAAAGAACAGCCAAGTATGCAAACATTATCTAGCTCAAATCCCCCATCCGAG AATGCTGGTTATCCATTTGAACATATCATGGAACCGCCGGCTCCTATCAGCAATACAAGCTCCGCCACAAGCAGAATAATTGGTTCAGAGGATAATAGACCTGATGGTGGGGAAACTGAAGCGCCATGTGGATCCCCTAGAGCTGAAGAATGTACTGAGGATAGACCAAGTCCTACAGAACCTGAAGATGGCAGTGCTGAGAAATCTCAGAATGTCCAagtggatgatgatgatacAATTGAAGAGCCAAAATCGGGAATGGAGTTTAATTCATTTGAAGATTTATTAagttattataaggaatatg GGAAAACtgaatgtaaggcaaagattaatgccttaaggCAAGATGGTGTGCTTCGGTTGACGACAGTACATAATATCCATAACCACGGCCTCAGTCCAAAGAAATCCCGTTTCTTTCGATGCAATAGAGAAGTTAGTGATGCCGTAAAAAGGGTCCTTGATACAAATGATTTGGCTGGCATCCGAACGAATAAGAGTTACGGCTCTCTTGTTGTTGGCACGGGTGGATTTGAGaacctcccatttttggaaaaggattGTCGTAATTATATTGACAAGGCCAGACATTTACGACTTGGagcaggtggtgctggagcgctCCGGGATTACTTTTTAcggatgcagtacaaaaatcctGGGTTCTTTTATATGATGGATATAGATGATGAGGGGAGGTTAAAAAATGTCTTCTGGGCAGACCCTCGTAGTAGAACAGCGTACCAAGATTTTGGTGACgtggtcacattcgacaccacGTACCTAACGAATcgatatgggatgccctttgcaccatttgttggtgtaaaccaccatggacaGTCAATTTTGTTGGGGGCAGGTCtgatttccagtgaggataccgagacctttgtgtggttattcGAGACATGGTTGCAATGCATGGATGGTATCGCTCCGAAGGCTATTATCACTGATCAGGAtagagcgatgaaaaatgcGATTGCAATTGTTTTCCCAAAAACCCGGCATAGATTTTGTCTTTGGCATATACTAAAGAAAGTCCCCGAGAAGCTTGGCTCATATAGTTCGTACAAAACTGGGATGAAAAAtgcattgatgaaatgtgtCTACGACACTCAACttgttgatgagtttgagaaatgttgggatcAGTTGATTAACACTTACAACTTACATGAGAATGCGTGGTTGCAAAGCCTATATGTTGAGCGTGAACATTGG attgagaatgaaaatcttGCGGACTTCCAGTCATTTAATGCCACAATCCCCTGTATATCTAGATCTCCGATTGAAAAGAggtttcaagagttgtacacgaATGCTAAATTTAAGGAAGTTCAGCAGCAAGTCAACGGCATCATTGACTTGAATCCAAAGTTACATAAAAGTGATGGTGCAGTAAAAATATACATGGTAGAGGATGAAGTTTGTTTTGAAGAGTTCACTAAGCCGGTTACCCATTTTGTGAACTTTAGTGGCGAAGATGCAGTTGCAAAGTGCTCTTGTGGATTATTTGAGATGAGGGGGATATTGTGTCGGCATATTTTGGCCGTATTCAGGTGTAACGATATTAAAGTTTTGCCAGAAATGtacattttagatcgatggaggaaagaTATTAAAAGGCGATACACATTAATTCACAGCAGCTACGATGGAGGGGAACAACGGGCAGATTGTAATAGATATTCACGTCTTTTAAATATCTGTTATAAGATGATTACTCTCGCATCAGGTTCGAGAGAGCATACTGAGGATGCGAGTTCTAAGTTAACGGCAATGATTGATTTGTATCGTGCCAATCAAGAACCCCCGTCGATGACTCAAATTGGTTCCAATGTTGATAGTACGGCAAAGGATACTACGGTTGGTGGTTCGAGGGAAGTACGTAGTCCGCGTGTTGTGCGAGGTAAAGGCAGACCTCCATCTTTAaggagagcatccaggatggagataGACATGCGAAAAGCTAAAGCAAAGACCAAGAAAGCACCAACAAAGGGGAAGCGTAAAGag cgGGATGGAGGAGATACCCAAGTCGTGGATAGAGGAGATACACCAACCGTAGAAGTATGCAGGAATCTATTTGGCCCTTCTGAGATg gctgttcCAGAAAGAGAAAGCGTGGCTATAGATGTTACTGGAACCCAACCCCGAGAAATAGTGATGCagagtcaagaaagt ATTCAATTTGGATTAGATGGATCACAACCGTTGTAA
- the LOC108998640 gene encoding uncharacterized protein LOC108998640: MAEKQFTVNSNRKQARQPPSVPFLWEERPGIPKKDWKPGTSLVIRPAPNPPVKLVVSVPFLWEEKPGTPLPSFSQSPPQESVPPARLSSPPLLLAYACHYNDNDSNYYNKSGNYGGKGDEEGFFESDIETFSFETEGSCSSAPSLLANCLVPLTAISTAIPVEKISAEEDKSDQLETPSSPASETDSSTSSYVIGTSSLVGASFLEHLFPLFPPSSGFLEKVGVKDCKTSMEPKSKHCDLEGNSSVVVRSTPTLGELIMMSQRRSYQRKAIQMRKQNLSKELTKKGAFGCFIFKSGSKMIEALYRKRKRLPILKLI; this comes from the exons ATGGCAGAGAAACAATTCACTGTAAACTCAAACAGGAAGCAGGCTAGGCAACCACCTTCAGTCCCATTTCTTTGGGAAGAAAGGCCAGGAATACCTAAAAAGGACTGGAAGCCAGGTACTTCTTTGGTTATTCGGCCTGCTCCAAACCCTCCCGTCAAACTTGTTGTCTCGGTTCCCTTCTTGTGGGAGGAAAAGCCAGGAACGCCGCTGCCCTCCTTTTCACAGTCACCACCGCAAGAATCGGTGCCACCAGCAAGGCTCAGCAGCCCTCCATTGCTGTTAGCTTATGCTTGCCACTACAATGACAATGATAGCAATTATTACAATAAAAGTGGGAATTATGGAGGCAAGGGAGATGAAGAAGGTTTTTTTGAATCAGACATCGAAACATTCAGTTTTGAAACAGAAGGTTCGTGCAGCTCGGCTCCCTCTCTCCTAGCAAATTGCCTTGTACCATTAACAGCAATTTCTACTGCTATTCCAGTGGAGAAAATATCAGCAGAGGAAGATAAGAGTGACCAGCTGGAAACCCCTTCCTCGCCAGCTTCTGAAACAGACAGTAGTACAAGCAGCTATGTAATTGGCACTTCGAGCCTTGTAGGGGCTTCCTTCTTGGAACACCTGTTTCCACTCTTTCCACCCAGTTCTGGCTTTCTAGAGAAGGTAGGAGTAAAGGATTGCAAGACTTCAATGGAACCAAAAAGTAAACACTGCGATCTTGAAGGCAATAGCAGTGTCGTGGTAAGGAGCACCCCTACGCTTGGAGAGCTTATAATGATGAGCCAAAGGAGGAGTTACCAGAGAAAGGCTATTCAAATGAGAAAGCAGAATCTATCAAAG GAATTGACAAAGAAAGGTGCTTTCGGATGCTTCATTTTCAAATCTGGCAGCAAGATGATCGAAGCACTGTATCGGAAGAGGAAGCGCTTGCCGATATTGAAACTGATATAG
- the LOC108998605 gene encoding AT-hook motif nuclear-localized protein 6-like has product MEEKESSGSGVTVRVDEAPESYRVDPKTEIPTQLGGGPTMAATATGTAVSPGTGMKKKRGRPRKYGADGTGTLALSPMPISSSIPLTGEFSAWKRGTCRGRPAESVKKSHKYEYGSSGERIAYSIGANFTPHVLTVNAGEDVTMKVMSFSQQGSRAICILSANGTISNVTLRQPASSGGTLTYEGRFEILSLSGSFMPTENGGTKSRSGGMSVSLAGPDGRVMGGGLAGLLVAAGPVQVVVGSFLPGHQQEQKPKKQRIEPTSTVISTPPNPLRVEETKGVYGGEKAILKSFTPLHGDSSACLNPIQGFRSLAADIKTSMPEEESKGASQMKCEVSC; this is encoded by the exons ATGGAGGAGAAAGAGAGCTCTGGTTCTGGGGTTACCGTGAGAGTTGATGAGGCTCCAGAGAGCTACCGTGTAGATCCAAAGACTGAAATCCCGACCCAATTAGGCGGGGGTCCCACAATGGCGGCTACTGCTACGGGTACGGCTGTCTCGCCTGGTACaggaatgaagaagaagaggggcagGCCTAGGAAGTATGGTGCTGATGGGACCGGTACTCTGGCACTGTCTCCGATGCCGATTTCGTCCTCGATACCACTTACCGGTGAGTTCTCAGCTTGGAAAAGAGGTACTTGTAGGGGGCGGCCCGCGGAATCAGTCAAGAAGTCACATAAGTACGAGTATGGAAGCTCAG GTGAGAGAATTGCATACTCCATTGGTGCAAATTTTACTCCCCATGTGCTCACAGTTAATGCTGGCGAG GATGTTACAATGAAGGTTATGTCCTTCTCTCAACAAGGATCCCGTGCCATATGCATTCTTTCTGCAAATGGTACAATTTCAAATGTTACACTTCGTCAACCTGCTTCTTCAGGGGGTACTTTAACATATGAG GGTCGTTTTGAGATACTTTCCTTGTCTGGATCATTTATGCCTACCGAGAATGGAGGAACAAAAAGCCGATCTGGTGGGATGAGTGTCTCTTTGGCTGGACCAGATGGTCGAGTGATGGGTGGAGGACTTGCTGGTCTCTTAGTGGCTGCTGGTCCTGTGCAG GTTGTCGTGGGCAGTTTCCTACCAGGACACCAGCAAGAACAGAAGCCCAAGAAGCAGAGAATTGAACCTACATCAACTGTGATCTCTACCCCTCCCAATCCTCTCCGTGTTGAAGAAACAAAAGGAGTCTATGGGGGAGAAAAAGCCATTTTGAAATCTTTCACACCCTTGCATGGCGACAGTTCAGCTTGTCTTAACCCGATTCAGGGCTTTAGGAGCTTGGCTGCCGACATTAAGACCTCTATGCCTGAAGAAGAATCTAAAGGTGCCAGCCAAATGAAGTGTGAGGTTTCTTGTTGA
- the LOC108998603 gene encoding 65-kDa microtubule-associated protein 3-like: MSNPQTDTLLQVETTCGSLLYELQIIWDEVGESDTDRDKLLLEIEQECLEVYRRKVDLANRSRAQLRQAIADSEAELAAICSTMGERPVHIRQSDKNAGSLKEELRRTLPQLEEMRKRKSDRRNQFLEVQEQIQDISREIYGTTEYISSKKVADESDLSLRKLEELHRELHELQKEKSDRLRQVQEHVSTVNSLCSVLGVDSKKIVTEVHPSLGDSVGSKNISNNTIDQLAAAIRKLREVKLQRMQRLQDLASTMLELWNLMDTPIEEQQMFQTVTCNIAASEHEITEPNTLSVDFINYVEAEVSRLEELKSSKMKELVLKKRSELEEFCRKTHMVPEVDSTMDDAIEAIESGVVDPACVLEQIELQIAKVKEEAFSRKEILEKIEKWLAACDEESWLEEYNRDENRYNAGRGAHLTLKRAEKARSLVNKLPAMVDALASKTIAWEKERGFEFTYDGIRLLSMLEEYTLLRQEKEQERRRQRDQKKLQEQLIAEQEVLYGSKPSPLKTQSVKKAPRMSTGGASNRRVSVGGTMIHTPKPDLLQSVKASPHSRPIRKSDRVHLNDQLNPQDDGSSVLSAGRRGLDIAGLPVKKHSFGNGNVREGESPVMRIPFSPISSTASSKANMTNFSDELNARHSETLKNTLPTNNMQFTSPSKTASMATEENKTPKALPIFVPTTPSTVSVPMQTATTPAPQPVPFGIHAVEEILQEIEYSFEEMRAGFVLSKTHIKPMIQV; the protein is encoded by the exons ATGTCTAATCCTCAAACTGATACACTTCTGCAAGTGGAGACGACTTGTGGATCCCTTCTATATGAACTTCAG ATtatttgggatgaagttggtgaGTCAGACACTGATAGGGATAAATTGCTGCTTGAGATTGAACAAGAATGTCTAGAAGTTTACAGGAGAAAGGTAGATCTTGCAAACCGGTCTAGAGCTCAGCTACGCCAGGCAATAGCTGATTCCGAAGCAGAATTAGCAGCCATCTGTTCTACTATGGGCGAGCGACCTGTACATATTAGGCAG TCTGATAAAAATGCTGGAAGCTTGAAGGAAGAGCTCAGAAGAACTCTTCCACAATTGGAGGAGATGCGGAAAAGGAAATCTGACAGAAGAAATCAATTCCTAGAAGTTCAAGAGCAGATACAGGACATCTCAAGGGAGATCTATGGAACCACGGAGTATATTTCATCCAAGAAGGTAGCGGATGAAAGTGATTTGTCTTTGAGAAAACTTGAAGAATTACACAGAGAGTTGCATGAACTTCAGAAGGAgaag AGTGATCGCCTGAGGCAGGTTCAGGAACATGTATCTACTGTGAACTCGCTATGCTCAGTGCTTGGTGTGGATTCCAAGAAAATAGTAACTGAAGTTCATCCAAGTTTAGGTGATTCTGTGGGGTCCAAGAATATAAGTAATAATACAATCGACCAGTTGGCTGCTGCAATACGAAAGTTGCGAGAGGTTAAACTACAGAGAATGCAGAGG CTCCAAGATCTTGCAAGTACCATGTTGGAGCTCTGGAATTTGATGGATACACCAATCGAAGAACAACAGATGTTTCAGACTGTTACCTGTAATATAGCTGCTTCAGAACATGAAATAACTGAACCAAACACTCTCTCTGTGGACTTCATAAATTAT GTTGAGGCAGAAGTATCTCGGTTGGAAGAGTTAAAGTCAAGCAAAATGAAAGAGCTTGTTCTGAAGAAGAGGTCTGAACTAGAGGAGTTCTGTAGAAAGACACATATGGTTCCAGAAGTAGATAGCACAATGGATGATGCCATTGAAGCAATAGAGTCAG GAGTTGTAGACCCTGCTTGTGTCCTTGAGCAAATTGAGCTTCAGATTGCTAAGGTGAAAGAGGAAGCTTTTAGCAGGAAAGAAATACTTGAAAAGATTGAGAAATGGTTGGCTGCATGTGATGAGGAGAGTTGGCTTGAAGAGTACAATAGG GATGAGAATCGATACAATGCTGGAAGAGGTGCTCATCTTACTCTTAAGCGTGCCGAGAAAGCTCGCTCTTTGGTTAATAAGCTTCCAG CAATGGTTGATGCATTGGCTTCGAAAACCATCGCATGGGAGAAGGAGAGAGGCTTTGAGTTTACATATGATGGT ATCCGTCTCTTATCTATGCTTGAAGAGTATACTTTACTACGGCAAGAGAAAGAGCAAGAACGCCGCAGGCAACGG GACCAGAAGAAACTCCAAGAACAGCTGATTGCAGAACAAGAGGTACTTTATGGGTCAAAACCCAGCCCTTTGAAGACTCAGAGTGTAAAAAAAGCTCCTAGAATGTCAACTGGAGGTGCAAGCAACAGAAGAGTTTCAGTTGGAGGAACAATGATCCACACTCCCAAACCTGATCTGCTTCAATCTGTGAAAGCAAGTCCTCACTCACGTCCCATCAGGAAGAGTGATCGGGTGCACCTAAATGATCAACTGAATCCTCAAGATGATGGCTCTTCCGTTTTATCAGCTG GTAGGAGAGGCTTGGATATTGCTGGTCTCCCTGTAAAAAAACACTCATTTGGTAATGGAAACGTCCGTGAAGGAGAGTCACCCGTGATGCGAATACCATTCTCACCCATCTCTTCCACAGCATCATCAAAGGCCAACATGACAAACTTTTCGGATGAGCTGAATGCAAGACATAGTGAGACATTGAAGAATACGCTGCCAACTAACAACATGCAATTTACTAGTCCCTCCAAGACAGCTTCTATGGCAACCGAAGAGAATAAAACGCCAAAGGCACTGCCAATTTTTGTCCCTACAACACCTTCAACAGTGTCAGTTCCAATGCAGACAGCTACAACTCCAGCTCCTCAACCAGTCCCTTTTGGCATTCACGCAGTTGAAGAGATTCTTCAAGAGATTGAATATTCATTCGAGGAAATGAGAGCTGGTTTTGTGCTTTCCAAAACACATATAAAGCCCATGATACAAGTATGA